The genome window GGCGCGCTCGAGCAGGTGGTTCCTCCGGTGTTTCAAGACATCGCCTTGATCCCCGACGTCCCGATCAAGGTGTCTTTGCCCGGGGCGGCCGAGCAGCGCATCATCGAGGGACTCGTCAACGACGCCTTCGATCAACCTGCCTCTGGCTACGGGATTCAAGTGATGTCTCAGGGACGTCCCATCAGCACCCGCGGCATCGTGGGTGAAGAGGGGCGTTTCCGACTTTCCGTCCTGGCGCCGGAAGGTGCCCCGGGCACGCTCGAACTCTTCCCGCCCCTTGGGGCGGCGCGTCCTCGGATGTCCCTTCCTCTTTCGAGCACTCTCAGCGATCTCGGAACGCTTCGATTACCCGCTCATCCGGCTGCGGAGGTGGTGCGTGTTCCCGTGGGGTGGGTCGACCCGGTCGGCGCGTTCGTGCCCGTCGTCGGGGCGTTCGTGAGGTTCCGCACGGTGCTCGCCGCCAACCTTCCAAGTGCGAGCGCCGCTTACGTACAAGAGGTTCAAACCGGTCACACTGGGCTCGCCGAGTTGCCGCTCATCGGAGGCGCGCTCGAAGGCGTTCGCCCCTACGATGTGGAGGTTAGGAGCCCCCCTGACTCAGCTGGGGCCTCTCGCTGTCTCCGCCGCTTTCCGGTGGGCGCTTTGTCGTCCGGGCAGGTGGTTCCCACGACGGCCAATCTCGTCTTACCCCGCCGGCCCGGGTTGGCAGGTACCCTTCAGGCCCAAGGCACAAAGGCTCCGGTGGCACGCGCCGTCGTGACTGCCCTCCGGACGGGGCCTCTACCGGGAAGCGTCGACTGCTCGAGCGTCGCCGAGCGAGGAGTCTTTTCGACCTCGACGGACCGGGCTGGTCTATTCAATCTGCGGGTGGAAGAAGGTCTGTATCTGCTCGAGGTCCGGCCCCCTGGCGGTCAGGCCTTGCCGCTTTGGCAAGTGCCTGGCCTCGCCGTGACGAATCAGGGCCTCGAAACGACGGTGCTCGTTCCGGAGGGCCACGTCCTCGATGGAAGCCTGGTGGGACCTGACGGGCTCCCTTGCCCTGCCTGCCGCGTCGAGCTTTACGAGGCGTCGGCCGACGGGACGCGCCTTCGTGCCGAGGCCGTCTCGGATCCCCAGGGAGGCTTTCGCGTGGTCGTGCCCGCGCGTTGAGCGCCGTCAGCTTCGTCGTGCGCGCGGCGCCAGCTCCAGAACGGCCCGCCCCTTCTTGAACACCCTCACCACACCCGAGGTTTGCGACACCGCGATGGCGATCGCGTCGGTCTGAGTGGTGATTCCGGCGGCCGCCATGTGCCGCGCCCCGAGCCCCAGTGGCACCTGGACGTCTTTTTCGTCGAAGTTCAAGTACCGTCCGGCGGCCAGCACCACACCATCCTCACGTACGACGAAGGCGCCGTCCAAAACCGCAAACGCCCGGAGGGAGCGCTGGACGTCGGGGTTGAGCAGGTTGCGTTCGTCCTCCGAATAACCTTGGAAGGGGTTGAGCGACATCTGGCGAGAGTTTTCCATGGCGCTGTTCGAGTCTCCCACCACGAAGAGCGCCCCGACGGGACGTCCCTCCCAGCCCTCGACGCCCGTGGTGACGGCCAAGTCGATCACAGCCTCGAGGACTTCAGGGGCCACCGCTTCGTTTTGCAGAAACGAAAACGCTCCCTCCTCACCTTCTGCGCCCACCGTCACCACGAGAATCGAGTCGGGCAAAGACGTGGGCCTGCGGGAAAGCAGCGCCACCACGGTCTCACCTTCGGCGTAAATCCCGCGCGAAATACCGCTTACGAGCGCGATCTTGAGCTTCTCTGCGCGGCCGAGGTCGTACT of Myxococcales bacterium contains these proteins:
- a CDS encoding diadenylate cyclase, with amino-acid sequence MSRRATTAQLEIIKAALALATKRPFDHLLYVGDLPLPDEPFRGRSQARKKMVQAVVSEAQRQVVQSQGIPVIALPKYDLGRAEKLKIALVSGISRGIYAEGETVVALLSRRPTSLPDSILVVTVGAEGEEGAFSFLQNEAVAPEVLEAVIDLAVTTGVEGWEGRPVGALFVVGDSNSAMENSRQMSLNPFQGYSEDERNLLNPDVQRSLRAFAVLDGAFVVREDGVVLAAGRYLNFDEKDVQVPLGLGARHMAAAGITTQTDAIAIAVSQTSGVVRVFKKGRAVLELAPRARRS